In Desulfurobacterium indicum, a genomic segment contains:
- a CDS encoding sigma-54-dependent transcriptional regulator: protein MKALIVDDEKSIRDILGMMLEEFDFETEEAANVEESLKKLENHDYDLILLDLRLPDGSGMEVLKKVREKQLKTEVIIITAFASSETAKEAIKLGAFDYVAKPFDISELRLIFRNVKKKIELEKKVEEYEDTYKDFIGESPKIKKIKEFIKKIAPYDTNVLITGESGTGKEVVARTIHNLSNRKTAPFVAINCASLPSELLESELFGYKKGAFTGATRNKKGLIEEANGGTLFLDEIGDMPLPLQAKLLRFLEEKKIRPIGGIEEKEVDVRVIAATNSNLEEKISKGLFREDLFYRLSTITINLPPLRERKEDIPPLIEYFAKKLSKKYGKKFGSISSDFINYVMSLPLKGNVRELRNLVEKAIILSDKDILSLPITGEEKNPHTEIIIPDEGVNLKNILEELEKEYLLKALEKTGGKKKEAASLLGLTFREFRYRLSKYGLSQ from the coding sequence ATGAAAGCGCTAATAGTTGACGATGAAAAAAGTATAAGAGATATTCTTGGAATGATGCTTGAAGAGTTTGATTTCGAAACAGAAGAAGCCGCAAATGTAGAAGAAAGTCTGAAAAAACTGGAAAACCACGATTACGATTTAATTCTACTTGACCTGAGACTTCCGGACGGTTCTGGAATGGAAGTTCTAAAAAAAGTAAGGGAAAAACAATTAAAAACAGAAGTAATCATAATAACTGCCTTTGCATCATCTGAAACGGCAAAAGAAGCAATAAAACTCGGAGCTTTTGACTACGTAGCAAAACCGTTTGATATCTCGGAACTCAGACTCATCTTCCGAAATGTTAAGAAAAAAATCGAACTTGAAAAAAAAGTAGAAGAATACGAAGACACCTACAAAGATTTTATAGGAGAATCGCCGAAAATAAAAAAAATAAAAGAATTTATAAAAAAAATAGCCCCTTATGATACAAACGTTCTCATTACAGGTGAAAGCGGCACGGGAAAAGAAGTAGTGGCAAGAACAATCCATAACCTGAGCAACAGAAAAACCGCTCCGTTTGTGGCAATAAACTGTGCATCACTTCCATCAGAACTTCTTGAAAGTGAGCTATTTGGTTACAAAAAAGGTGCATTCACAGGAGCAACGAGAAACAAAAAAGGGCTTATAGAAGAGGCAAACGGAGGAACTTTATTTCTGGACGAAATAGGCGATATGCCTCTACCTTTACAGGCAAAACTTTTGAGATTTTTAGAAGAGAAAAAGATAAGACCAATAGGAGGGATTGAAGAAAAAGAAGTTGACGTAAGAGTAATAGCCGCAACAAACAGTAACCTTGAAGAAAAAATAAGTAAAGGCTTATTCAGAGAAGATCTCTTTTACAGATTATCAACCATTACCATTAACCTACCCCCTCTAAGGGAAAGGAAAGAAGATATTCCTCCACTCATAGAATACTTTGCCAAAAAACTGTCTAAAAAATACGGAAAAAAGTTCGGATCTATATCATCGGACTTCATAAATTACGTTATGTCACTACCGTTAAAAGGAAACGTCAGGGAATTAAGAAATCTTGTTGAAAAAGCAATAATTTTATCCGATAAAGATATTCTTTCTCTCCCCATAACAGGTGAAGAAAAAAACCCCCACACAGAAATCATAATCCCGGACGAAGGAGTTAATTTAAAAAACATTCTCGAAGAACTGGAAAAAGAATACCTGCTAAAAGCCCTGGAAAAAACTGGAGGAAAGAAAAAAGAAGCAGCATCACTTTTAGGACTTACATTCAGAGAATTTCGTTATAGATTATCCAAATACGGGCTTTCACAATAG
- a CDS encoding sensor histidine kinase produces the protein MKKNSKKLAFWKDFFLYYKVSRFIFSSSLFLILISLSLWREGIVIYNVYSLGVIFLYSMVSLLSLFYKKENPYDFLLDIIFISALIKSNILYWDYIAILYLFPIFFASFFLESPLTVLFPIISLITYGITLYTTKMYTFQDLTIKLFLNGVAFFAIYVAGKTFAKKMINQTIYIAQLEEEKKKNEVFKRLYRISADLAHEIKNPLASIKAAVDLMAESETCNKKLLDLLKRETERLSSIINDFLMLSRPLDVQKTEVNIKEMVKQIVESIRYIYPEKKLKLIMPDKKFTITVPYKSLYSAISNIVKNAFEWSKNLVIISISYEKKILKICIEDDGPGIDSDSKEKIFEPFFTKKKDGTGLGLAIAKRVAIELGGRLTVTSSIYGGCKFCFEIPLENKEEQNESANS, from the coding sequence TTGAAGAAAAACTCTAAAAAACTGGCATTCTGGAAAGACTTTTTTCTCTATTATAAGGTTTCACGTTTCATATTCTCATCTTCGCTTTTTCTTATACTTATTTCCCTCTCTCTCTGGAGAGAGGGAATTGTCATTTACAATGTTTATTCCTTAGGCGTTATATTCCTCTATTCCATGGTATCTCTCCTATCTCTGTTCTACAAGAAAGAAAACCCTTATGATTTTTTACTTGACATCATCTTTATTTCTGCTCTAATAAAAAGTAACATCCTATACTGGGACTATATAGCCATTTTATATCTTTTTCCTATATTCTTTGCCTCTTTCTTCTTGGAATCACCTTTGACCGTTCTGTTTCCGATAATCTCTCTAATAACATATGGAATAACGTTATACACAACCAAAATGTATACATTTCAGGATTTGACAATAAAGCTTTTTCTAAACGGCGTCGCCTTCTTCGCAATATATGTAGCAGGAAAAACTTTCGCAAAGAAAATGATAAATCAAACAATATACATTGCCCAACTTGAAGAAGAAAAAAAGAAAAATGAAGTCTTTAAACGACTATACAGGATCAGTGCCGACCTTGCCCATGAAATCAAAAACCCGCTCGCTTCTATAAAAGCTGCCGTTGATCTGATGGCAGAATCAGAAACATGCAACAAAAAACTTCTTGACCTGCTTAAAAGAGAAACCGAAAGGCTATCCTCTATAATCAACGATTTTCTGATGTTATCAAGACCTCTTGACGTTCAGAAAACGGAAGTTAACATAAAAGAAATGGTAAAACAAATTGTCGAATCTATCAGATACATATACCCTGAAAAAAAATTGAAACTGATAATGCCAGACAAAAAGTTCACAATAACGGTTCCCTACAAATCTCTCTACTCAGCCATATCAAACATCGTTAAAAACGCTTTCGAATGGTCAAAAAATCTGGTAATCATATCCATATCCTATGAGAAAAAAATCCTGAAAATATGTATTGAAGACGACGGTCCTGGAATAGACAGCGATTCCAAAGAAAAAATTTTCGAACCGTTTTTCACCAAGAAAAAGGACGGAACAGGACTGGGACTTGCCATCGCCAAAAGGGTAGCAATAGAATTGGGAGGCAGGCTAACAGTTACATCTTCTATATACGGAGGATGTAAATTTTGTTTCGAAATACCGCTGGAAAACAAAGAGGAACAAAATGAAAGCGCTAATAGTTGA